A single region of the Epinephelus moara isolate mb chromosome 14, YSFRI_EMoa_1.0, whole genome shotgun sequence genome encodes:
- the LOC126401262 gene encoding alcohol dehydrogenase 1 isoform X11 has translation MATAGKVIKCKAAVAWEPNKPLVIEEIEVAPPQENEVRIKIVATAVCHTDLYHLLENMHKDGFPVVLGHEAAGIVESVGPGVTEFQPGDKVIPLFIAQCGECRFCKSPKTNQCDVWTKARLEVMSPSDSRFTCKGKKLLQFSGTSTFSEYTVVNQTAVAKIDPAAPLDKVCLLSCGICTGYGAAVNTAKVEPGSTCAVFGLGAVGLAAVMGCKAAGAKRIIAVDINPEKSEKAKVLGATDFVNPKDHSKPISQVLSEMTDGGVDYSLECVGNVGLMRSALESCVKGWGVSVVVGWTDLQDVAVRPVQLITGRTWKGSLFGGFKGKAAVPQMVKAYLDKKVKLDEFITHNMTLDQVNDAIELMKHGKCIRTVLNVSPQ, from the exons ATGGCCACAGCTGGTAAG GTCATCAAGTGCAAGGCAGCAGTAGCCTGGGAGCCCAACAAGCCTTTGGTGATTGAGGAGATTGAGGTAGCTCCGCCCCAGGAAAACGAGGTCCGCATCAAG ATTGTGGCAACTGCAGTGTGCCACACAGACCTGTACCACCTTTTGGAGAATATGCATAAAGACGGCTTCCCAGTAGTCCTTGGCCACGAGGCAGCCGGCATTGTGGAGAGCGTTGGGCCTGGAGTCACTGAATTTCAGCCAG GAGACAAGGTGATTCCTCTGTTCATCGCCCAGTGTGGAGAATGTCGCTTCTGTAAGAGTCCAAAGACCAACCAGTGTGATGTGTG GACCAAGGCTCGTTTAGAGGTGATGTCACCATCAGACTCCAGGTTTACCTGTAAGGGAAAGAAGCTGCTGCAGTTCTCTGGAACCAGTACCTTCTCTGAGTACACTGTGGTTAACCAGACAGCTGTGGCTAAGATCGACCCCGCTGCTCCTCTGGACAAAGTCTGTCTCCTCAGCTGTGGGATCTGCACAGGATATGGAGCAGCAGTTAACACTGCTAAG GTGGAACCGGGCTCAACGTGTGCTGTGTTCGGCCTGGGAGCTGTGGGTTTGGCTGCAGTCATGGGCTGCAAGGCTGCAGGAGCCAAGAGGATCATCGCTGTTGACATCAATCCAGAGAAGTCTGAGAAGGCCAAGGTGCTTGGTGCGACTGACTTTGTGAACCCCAAGGATCACAGTAAACCCATCAGTCAAGTGCTATCTGAGATGACTGATGGAGGAGTGGACTACTCTCTGGAATGCGTCGGAAATGTGGGACTCATG CGCAGTGCCTTGGAGTCTTGTGTGAAAGGTTGGGGTGTCAGCGTGGTTGTTGGCTGGACAGACTTGCAAGATGTTGCTGTCCGACCCGTTCAGCTCATCACTGGACGCACATGGAAGGGCTCCCTGTTTGGAG GCTTTAAAGGTAAGGCTGCAGTGCCTCAGATGGTTAAAGCTTACCTGGACAAGAAGGTGAAGCTGGATGAGTTCATCACTCACAACATGACTTTGGACCAGGTCAATGATGCCATTGAACTGATGAAACATGGCAAATG CATCCGGACTGTCCTGAATGTTTCTCCACAATAA
- the LOC126401262 gene encoding alcohol dehydrogenase 1 isoform X14 — protein sequence MATAGKVIKCKAAVAWEPNKPLVIEEIEVAPPQDDEVRIKIVATAVCHTDLYHLFESMPKEGFPAVLGHEAAGIVESVGAGVTEYQPGDKVIPLFIGQCRECRFCKSPKTNQCDKGWLPPPDRFTCKGKKLLQFVGTSTFSEYTVVNQMAVAKIDPTAPLDKVCLIGCGICTGYGAAVNTAKVEPGSTCAVFGLGAVGLAAVMGCKAAGAKRIIAVDINPEKYEKAKVFGATDFVNPKDHSKPISEVLSEMTDGGVDYSLECVGNVEVMRSALESCVKGWGVSVIVGWTELEDFSARPVQLIAGRTWKGSVFGGFKGRDAVLQMVKDYLDKKVMVDEFITHNMTLDQVNDAIELMKHGKCIRTVLNVSPQ from the exons ATGGCCACAGCTGGTAAA GTCATCAAGTGCAAGGCAGCAGTGGCCTGGGAGCCTAACAAGCCTTTGGTGATTGAGGAGATTGAGGTTGCTCCGCCCCAGGACGACGAGGTCCGCATCAAG ATTGTGGCAACTGCGGTGTGTCACACAGACCTGTACCACCTTTTTGAGAGTATGCCTAAAGAAGGCTTCCCAGCAGTCCTCGGCCACGAGGCAGCTGGGATCGTAGAGAGCGTCGGGGCAGGAGTCACTGAATATCAGCCAG GAGACAAGGTTATCCCTCTATTCATCGGCCAGTGTAGAGAATGTCGCTTCTGTAAGAGTCCAAAGACCAACCAGTGTGACAAAGGATG GTTGCCTCCCCCAGACAGGTTTACCTGTAAGGGGAAGAAGTTGCTGCAGTTTGTGGGGACCAGTACCTTCTCTGAGTACACTGTGGTTAACCAGATGGCTGTGGCTAAGATCGACCCCACTGCTCCACTAGATAAAGTCTGTCTCATCGGCTGTGGGATCTGCACAGGATACGGAGCAGCAGTTAATACTGCTAAG GTGGAACCGGGCTCCACATGTGCTGTGTTCGGCCTGGGAGCTGTGGGTTTGGCTGCAGTCATGGGCTGCAAGGCTGCAGGAGCCAAGAGGATCATCGCTGTTGACATCAATCCAGAGAAGTATGAGAAGGCCAAGGTGTTTGGTGCAACTGACTTTGTGAACCCCAAGGATCATAGTAAACCCATCAGTGAAGTGCTGTCTGAGATGACTGATGGAGGAGTGGACTACTCTCTGGAATGTGTTGGGAATGTGGAAGTCATG CGCAGTGCCTTGGAGTCTTGTGTGAAAGGTTGGGGTGTCAGCGTCATTGTTGGCTGGACAGAATTAGAAGACTTTTCTGCCCGACCCGTTCAGCTCATTGCTGGACGCACATGGAAGGGCTCTGTGTTTGGAG GCTTTAAGGGTCGGGATGCCGTGCTTCAGATGGTTAAAGACTACCTGGACAAGAAGGTGATGGTAGATGAGTTCATCACTCACAACATGACTTTGGACCAGGTCAATGATGCCATTGAACTGATGAAACATGGCAAATG CATCCGGACTGTCCTGAATGTTTCTCCACAATAA
- the LOC126401262 gene encoding alcohol dehydrogenase 1 isoform X4 — MATAGKVIKCKAAVAWEPNKPLVIEEIEVAPPQENEVRIKIVATAVCHTDLYHLLENMHKDGFPVVLGHEAAGIVESVGPGVTEFQPGDKVIPLFIAQCGECRFCKSPKTNQCDVWTKARLEVMSPSDSRFTCKGKKLLQFSGTSTFSEYTVVNQTAVAKIDPAAPLDKVCLLSCGICTGYGAAVNTAKVEPGSTCAVFGLGAVGLAAVMGCKAAGAKRIIAVDINPEKSEKAKVLGATDFVNPKDHSKPISQVLSEMTDGGVDYSLECVGNVGLMRSALESCVKGWGVSVVVGWTDLQDVAVRPVQLITGRTWKGSLFGGFKGKAAVPQMVKAYLDKKVKLDEFITHNMTLDQVNDAIELMKHGKCIRTILTVSPQQRK, encoded by the exons ATGGCCACAGCTGGTAAG GTCATCAAGTGCAAGGCAGCAGTAGCCTGGGAGCCCAACAAGCCTTTGGTGATTGAGGAGATTGAGGTAGCTCCGCCCCAGGAAAACGAGGTCCGCATCAAG ATTGTGGCAACTGCAGTGTGCCACACAGACCTGTACCACCTTTTGGAGAATATGCATAAAGACGGCTTCCCAGTAGTCCTTGGCCACGAGGCAGCCGGCATTGTGGAGAGCGTTGGGCCTGGAGTCACTGAATTTCAGCCAG GAGACAAGGTGATTCCTCTGTTCATCGCCCAGTGTGGAGAATGTCGCTTCTGTAAGAGTCCAAAGACCAACCAGTGTGATGTGTG GACCAAGGCTCGTTTAGAGGTGATGTCACCATCAGACTCCAGGTTTACCTGTAAGGGAAAGAAGCTGCTGCAGTTCTCTGGAACCAGTACCTTCTCTGAGTACACTGTGGTTAACCAGACAGCTGTGGCTAAGATCGACCCCGCTGCTCCTCTGGACAAAGTCTGTCTCCTCAGCTGTGGGATCTGCACAGGATATGGAGCAGCAGTTAACACTGCTAAG GTGGAACCGGGCTCAACGTGTGCTGTGTTCGGCCTGGGAGCTGTGGGTTTGGCTGCAGTCATGGGCTGCAAGGCTGCAGGAGCCAAGAGGATCATCGCTGTTGACATCAATCCAGAGAAGTCTGAGAAGGCCAAGGTGCTTGGTGCGACTGACTTTGTGAACCCCAAGGATCACAGTAAACCCATCAGTCAAGTGCTATCTGAGATGACTGATGGAGGAGTGGACTACTCTCTGGAATGCGTCGGAAATGTGGGACTCATG CGCAGTGCCTTGGAGTCTTGTGTGAAAGGTTGGGGTGTCAGCGTGGTTGTTGGCTGGACAGACTTGCAAGATGTTGCTGTCCGACCCGTTCAGCTCATCACTGGACGCACATGGAAGGGCTCCCTGTTTGGAG GCTTTAAAGGTAAGGCTGCAGTGCCTCAGATGGTTAAAGCTTACCTGGACAAGAAGGTGAAGCTGGATGAGTTCATCACTCACAACATGACTTTGGACCAGGTCAATGATGCCATTGAACTGATGAAACATGGCAAATG
- the LOC126401262 gene encoding alcohol dehydrogenase 1 isoform X13, with product MATAGKVIKCKAAVAWEPNKPLVIEEIEVAPPQDDEVRIKIVATAVCHTDLYHLFESMPKEGFPAVLGHEAAGIVESVGAGVTEYQPGDKVIPLFIGQCRECRFCKSPKTNQCDKGWLPPPDRFTCKGKKLLQFVGTSTFSEYTVVNQMAVAKIDPTAPLDKVCLIGCGICTGYGAAVNTAKVEPGSTCAVFGLGAVGLAAVMGCKAAGAKRIIAVDINPEKYEKAKVFGATDFVNPKDHSKPISEVLSEMTDGGVDYSLECVGNVEVMRSALESCVKGWGVSVIVGWTELEDFSARPVQLIAGRTWKGSVFGGFKGRDAVLQMVKDYLDKKVMVDEFITHNMTLDQVNDAIELMKHGKCIRTVLTVSPQ from the exons ATGGCCACAGCTGGTAAA GTCATCAAGTGCAAGGCAGCAGTGGCCTGGGAGCCTAACAAGCCTTTGGTGATTGAGGAGATTGAGGTTGCTCCGCCCCAGGACGACGAGGTCCGCATCAAG ATTGTGGCAACTGCGGTGTGTCACACAGACCTGTACCACCTTTTTGAGAGTATGCCTAAAGAAGGCTTCCCAGCAGTCCTCGGCCACGAGGCAGCTGGGATCGTAGAGAGCGTCGGGGCAGGAGTCACTGAATATCAGCCAG GAGACAAGGTTATCCCTCTATTCATCGGCCAGTGTAGAGAATGTCGCTTCTGTAAGAGTCCAAAGACCAACCAGTGTGACAAAGGATG GTTGCCTCCCCCAGACAGGTTTACCTGTAAGGGGAAGAAGTTGCTGCAGTTTGTGGGGACCAGTACCTTCTCTGAGTACACTGTGGTTAACCAGATGGCTGTGGCTAAGATCGACCCCACTGCTCCACTAGATAAAGTCTGTCTCATCGGCTGTGGGATCTGCACAGGATACGGAGCAGCAGTTAATACTGCTAAG GTGGAACCGGGCTCCACATGTGCTGTGTTCGGCCTGGGAGCTGTGGGTTTGGCTGCAGTCATGGGCTGCAAGGCTGCAGGAGCCAAGAGGATCATCGCTGTTGACATCAATCCAGAGAAGTATGAGAAGGCCAAGGTGTTTGGTGCAACTGACTTTGTGAACCCCAAGGATCATAGTAAACCCATCAGTGAAGTGCTGTCTGAGATGACTGATGGAGGAGTGGACTACTCTCTGGAATGTGTTGGGAATGTGGAAGTCATG CGCAGTGCCTTGGAGTCTTGTGTGAAAGGTTGGGGTGTCAGCGTCATTGTTGGCTGGACAGAATTAGAAGACTTTTCTGCCCGACCCGTTCAGCTCATTGCTGGACGCACATGGAAGGGCTCTGTGTTTGGAG GCTTTAAGGGTCGGGATGCCGTGCTTCAGATGGTTAAAGACTACCTGGACAAGAAGGTGATGGTAGATGAGTTCATCACTCACAACATGACTTTGGACCAGGTCAATGATGCCATTGAACTGATGAAACATGGCAAATG CATCCGGACAGTCCTGACGGTTTCTCCACAATAA
- the LOC126401262 gene encoding alcohol dehydrogenase 1 isoform X12 encodes MATAGKVIKCKAAVAWEPNKPLVIEEIEVAPPQDDEVRIKIVATAVCHTDLYHLFESMPKEGFPAVLGHEAAGIVESVGAGVTEYQPGDKVIPLFIGQCRECRFCKSPKTNQCDKGWLPPPDRFTCKGKKLLQFVGTSTFSEYTVVNQMAVAKIDPTAPLDKVCLIGCGICTGYGAAVNTAKVEPGSTCAVFGLGAVGLAAVMGCKAAGAKRIIAVDINPEKYEKAKVFGATDFVNPKDHSKPISEVLSEMTDGGVDYSLECVGNVEVMRSALESCVKGWGVSVIVGWTELEDFSARPVQLIAGRTWKGSVFGGFKGRDAVLQMVKDYLDKKVMVDEFITHNMTLDQVNDAIELMKHGKCIRTILTVSPQQRK; translated from the exons ATGGCCACAGCTGGTAAA GTCATCAAGTGCAAGGCAGCAGTGGCCTGGGAGCCTAACAAGCCTTTGGTGATTGAGGAGATTGAGGTTGCTCCGCCCCAGGACGACGAGGTCCGCATCAAG ATTGTGGCAACTGCGGTGTGTCACACAGACCTGTACCACCTTTTTGAGAGTATGCCTAAAGAAGGCTTCCCAGCAGTCCTCGGCCACGAGGCAGCTGGGATCGTAGAGAGCGTCGGGGCAGGAGTCACTGAATATCAGCCAG GAGACAAGGTTATCCCTCTATTCATCGGCCAGTGTAGAGAATGTCGCTTCTGTAAGAGTCCAAAGACCAACCAGTGTGACAAAGGATG GTTGCCTCCCCCAGACAGGTTTACCTGTAAGGGGAAGAAGTTGCTGCAGTTTGTGGGGACCAGTACCTTCTCTGAGTACACTGTGGTTAACCAGATGGCTGTGGCTAAGATCGACCCCACTGCTCCACTAGATAAAGTCTGTCTCATCGGCTGTGGGATCTGCACAGGATACGGAGCAGCAGTTAATACTGCTAAG GTGGAACCGGGCTCCACATGTGCTGTGTTCGGCCTGGGAGCTGTGGGTTTGGCTGCAGTCATGGGCTGCAAGGCTGCAGGAGCCAAGAGGATCATCGCTGTTGACATCAATCCAGAGAAGTATGAGAAGGCCAAGGTGTTTGGTGCAACTGACTTTGTGAACCCCAAGGATCATAGTAAACCCATCAGTGAAGTGCTGTCTGAGATGACTGATGGAGGAGTGGACTACTCTCTGGAATGTGTTGGGAATGTGGAAGTCATG CGCAGTGCCTTGGAGTCTTGTGTGAAAGGTTGGGGTGTCAGCGTCATTGTTGGCTGGACAGAATTAGAAGACTTTTCTGCCCGACCCGTTCAGCTCATTGCTGGACGCACATGGAAGGGCTCTGTGTTTGGAG GCTTTAAGGGTCGGGATGCCGTGCTTCAGATGGTTAAAGACTACCTGGACAAGAAGGTGATGGTAGATGAGTTCATCACTCACAACATGACTTTGGACCAGGTCAATGATGCCATTGAACTGATGAAACATGGCAAATG
- the LOC126401262 gene encoding alcohol dehydrogenase 1 isoform X15, whose translation MATAGKVIKCKAAVAWEPNKPLVIEEIEVAPPQDDEVRIKIVATAVCHTDLYHLFESMPKEGFPAVLGHEAAGIVESVGAGVTEYQPGDKVIPLFIGQCRECRFCKSPKTNQCDKGWLPPPDRFTCKGKKLLQFVGTSTFSEYTVVNQMAVAKIDPTAPLDKVCLIGCGICTGYGAAVNTAKVEPGSTCAVFGLGAVGLAAVMGCKAAGAKRIIAVDINPEKYEKAKVFGATDFVNPKDHSKPISEVLSEMTDGGVDYSLECVGNVEVMRSALESCVKGWGVSVIVGWTELEDFSARPVQLIAGRTWKGSVFGGFKGRDAVLQMVKDYLDKKVMVDEFITHNMTLDQVNDAIELMKHGKCIRTILTVSPQ comes from the exons ATGGCCACAGCTGGTAAA GTCATCAAGTGCAAGGCAGCAGTGGCCTGGGAGCCTAACAAGCCTTTGGTGATTGAGGAGATTGAGGTTGCTCCGCCCCAGGACGACGAGGTCCGCATCAAG ATTGTGGCAACTGCGGTGTGTCACACAGACCTGTACCACCTTTTTGAGAGTATGCCTAAAGAAGGCTTCCCAGCAGTCCTCGGCCACGAGGCAGCTGGGATCGTAGAGAGCGTCGGGGCAGGAGTCACTGAATATCAGCCAG GAGACAAGGTTATCCCTCTATTCATCGGCCAGTGTAGAGAATGTCGCTTCTGTAAGAGTCCAAAGACCAACCAGTGTGACAAAGGATG GTTGCCTCCCCCAGACAGGTTTACCTGTAAGGGGAAGAAGTTGCTGCAGTTTGTGGGGACCAGTACCTTCTCTGAGTACACTGTGGTTAACCAGATGGCTGTGGCTAAGATCGACCCCACTGCTCCACTAGATAAAGTCTGTCTCATCGGCTGTGGGATCTGCACAGGATACGGAGCAGCAGTTAATACTGCTAAG GTGGAACCGGGCTCCACATGTGCTGTGTTCGGCCTGGGAGCTGTGGGTTTGGCTGCAGTCATGGGCTGCAAGGCTGCAGGAGCCAAGAGGATCATCGCTGTTGACATCAATCCAGAGAAGTATGAGAAGGCCAAGGTGTTTGGTGCAACTGACTTTGTGAACCCCAAGGATCATAGTAAACCCATCAGTGAAGTGCTGTCTGAGATGACTGATGGAGGAGTGGACTACTCTCTGGAATGTGTTGGGAATGTGGAAGTCATG CGCAGTGCCTTGGAGTCTTGTGTGAAAGGTTGGGGTGTCAGCGTCATTGTTGGCTGGACAGAATTAGAAGACTTTTCTGCCCGACCCGTTCAGCTCATTGCTGGACGCACATGGAAGGGCTCTGTGTTTGGAG GCTTTAAGGGTCGGGATGCCGTGCTTCAGATGGTTAAAGACTACCTGGACAAGAAGGTGATGGTAGATGAGTTCATCACTCACAACATGACTTTGGACCAGGTCAATGATGCCATTGAACTGATGAAACATGGCAAATG